The Homalodisca vitripennis isolate AUS2020 unplaced genomic scaffold, UT_GWSS_2.1 ScUCBcl_3745;HRSCAF=9473, whole genome shotgun sequence sequence tcatcgacagagtagaacgctctagacaccaataggcgttttatacgagttttgaattgggttttattgttggagttctttatactttccgggagcttattgattaatctgacaccagcttgttgtggcagatgctgcgtaagcgtcagcctgtgctgttgggctcgatagttgtccctgcctctggtttcatattggtgaatgtCCTCACCGCGGACCATACTGCATTTTGATTTGCAATACATGATCACGTCgtatatatagaggcagggcaatgtcagaaattcaagctccctaaaagattccctgcatgactctctgtaatttaactttccaattattctgacagccttttttttgGAAGTCTGaagactcgctcaaatttgtttttggcacagcctccccaaagtctcactccatacgcaaagtgtgggtgaataaggccatagtaggccatttttagaactttagggGAACATAGATTTGCTAGGTGGCGCAAGGCGTATATGCCTGCTGAAATTTTAGACACACATATTGTTGACGTGGTCATCCCAGGTCAATCCTCTGTGAAGGAACAACCTTGAAACTTTGTGGAGTacgtttcctctaaaaggacatcatccacaaatacagctggccgCTCTGAAAGCTCATTCTGCTTAAGGCAGAAATGTACAACATTCGATTTGGATTGGTTTGTTTCcaagttcatttcagaaaagTATTGCATGCAGGAATTGAGTTCTATAAACGTTGTGACTTCCAGTTCttgcaatgttttgcttttaaaacagagagtcgtgcagcttaacatacctgtcagagacaaggagtgcaataaatgtgctgacacgcttctatcgcacggatcatctgcccgtggagtcttcgcggctccgaacacaacattgttacaaactatgcagcttaacatacctgtcagagacaacgagtgcaataaatgtgctgacacgcttctgttgcacggatcatctgcccgtggagtcttcgcggctccgaacacaacattgttacaaactatgcagcttaacatacctgtcagagacaacgagtgcaataaatgtgctgacacgcttctgtcgcacggatcatctgcccgtggagtcttcgcggctccgaacacaacattgttacaaactatgcagcttaacatacctgtcagagacaacgaatgcaataaatgtgctgacacgcttctgtcgcacggatcatctgcccgtggagtcttcgcggctccgaacacaacattgttacaaactatcaaatcaaatcaaatcatattttattgcattttttacaatttttacattgcattgcaaatgtcagtaaatcattgtaaatcattttgtaaatagtttacacATGCCAAAGTTAAGGCATTCACACATGCATCCAAACCaacacttccacacattcacccaagcacactctcactgactccagatcctatgcctctcataaatcccagcggctcatcatgaattcatcgacagagtagaacgctctagacaccaataggcgtttttTTCTCCCGCTTACGACCTGTCCCGCTAATGTATAGTGTGCGTTACGGTTTACCTGCTGATTTTCACTTGAATATCTCGTTTTCTTTTGTGGATTAAAAGGTGTCGCCATTGTTCTAAACACTTAAAAGAACGCTTAAAATTACAGCCTATTTTTTATTGCCGCGCCGGAACGGACCTTTATCTCTTATTTGTGGGTTTAAGAAGGCGTGAGTAGGCTTTTACAATCGTACTTCATTGTTGAGGCGCTATGTCAGGTATTTGTGCAAAGTGTAGTAACGCAACTTCAGATGATGACTCAGTTAAATGTGTTGAATGTGCAAGTGTGTTTCACGCGAAATGTACTAGTTTGGACCTTTCAAAAAACTGACTAGGCGAACAAATTTCCGCTGTGAAAAGTGTAAAGGGGCCATATCGGTAAATAGTAGTGACTCTGAAGACGGGTTTAAGTCTAGTATTCTCCGGGCTATAACAGACCTCAGAAGCGATTTTAATACAACTCTTAATTTAAAACTCGGcgattttgaaacaaaaataaatgaaagtttgAACTCTAAACTGTCTGAAATAGAAAAAACAATAGCAAATATAGGTGGATCGTTCGAGTCATCCATCGATTCTCTCAAAGCCGAAAATGAGTTGCGGCGGGACGAATGTGCTCAGCTACGAACTAAGTGTAATTCACTATCGCAGGAAGTCTCCACCATGAAGGAACAGATTCAGGACATGCAGCAGTACAGTCGGTTGCAGAATCTTGAAATATCCGGCGTTCCAGTGTCACCAAATGAAAATGTGTTCGCAGTTTTGCAAGCTATTGCAGCAGCAATTAATACTCCATGGCGACGCGACGACGTATCTGCAGCACACCGCTTGGGATCCCCACGAGGTCGTCAGGCCCGTCCACCAAACATAGTCGTACGCTTTGTGAGTCGATCAGTTCGCGCCGAATGGCTTCAGGCCGCCAAGTCAAAAAGGAACCTTGATGCAGTTCACATCAGTTCGGCGTACAGTCCGTCTTCTGTCTATATCAATGAACACTTAACCAGCTATACGAAGGCTCTGCTCAACCAAGCCAAGACCATGGTCAAGGATCGTCAGCTGGCGTTTGCCTGGATCAAAGAGGGTCGAGTACTTGTGAAGAATACAGCGGACGAACGGGCCAGGAGGGTGAGGAGCTTCGAGGACCTGGGTGTTGTGGATCGTGGTCGCCGCGGGGGAGGTGACAGTGAGAGCTCCTACGCTGCTACTGGAAAGTAGACACTGTATGTAGCTTTTATTGTGTGTCTGCAGACTATAATCACACAATAATAAGCCTAGGtcagttttaagtttttagttgttataaataaGTTCTACATGGCTAATTaagttaaatcttttaaataataataattaaaataaaaacgtagCACTTATCATATACAAACTTGCATAGTATCAAACTATTTTTCTTAGACTATGTAGAAAACGAAACATTACTCACTAATTcacattattattagtaattatgtaGCTTCTTCATTCTAATCtattatagttattgtacaaatttttaatttcatttctggCATCAATGAATTTTTCATGTATTCATCTGTCATAAAGCTCATTAAATGgacatattgattttatttttatatatttctatattatttgtatattacagGTCAAACAACAATAGTCGTATCTACTATATATACCTGAtaagatgtcttatttttatttgtatcatttaatacaatagagcgaattctttatttaatttaaaacattctctAACATTATATTCCTACCGTTCTAAAAGGCTTATTTCATTAATTCTTTACAGAAACTAATTAATGTTCTATTATATTTTCCTCCTTGAATAATACTTAGTAATACTAAGCAATTTATAACGATCTCTCTAACCTTGcaccatattgtttttaattttatattttattcatcaaattCATGggagaatttttatttagaaaataactgaCTTCCTTATATTTTTTCTGACTTgatgtatttaagtatttttaacttcAGAGCGCAAAAATATTTACccaaagataattttgttttagctaGTAGTCAAAGATCtcctctgttttaaatttattatgatttaattattgttttgacttCTGTATATAAgagttgtatttatttcattaagcgTACTAAATATATGCACATACTGTGCTCTGCAGAGATCTTATTAAGttggaaaaaataatgtatatactcgtattaaaaatatcaaatgatagaagggggttttaattttttgttgttgtctatTTAATAATAAGAGCTATTTTTAATCCTAGAATCTAAATAGTCCTTGATATGATACATTTTGtctgtgtatgtttatgtatgtataatttccattaaagccagaaataattgtttttattattattaaaaatgttatgttataatctgtaggttttttttattcaagatgtTTTAGGTCTCTTTTAATTGTGaagcagtttaatttttaatagtatgcATTCTCTAGGCACGAATTATGCACGCAGTTTATTCATGCCATTAGTACCAAGGACATATAGTAGGGGCCTATGTTCTAAATATAACGAGATTTATAACgaaatagtttataatagaaTCAATTCTGTGTATCAGAGTGTGAGAATGAGTACTATACTAATTTAAAGGGCATCGTTTCGCGGGGTGGTAGCTCAAACAAGCGTTTTCAaccaaattgtattatttttttgttttgttttttcctttcATTTACTTGAGTGGGTTCGGATATTCCCATTCATGAACGAAGATCATAATTTAATTGACGGTTATAGAAGAATCAGCAGtgtttctataaataacatactCAGCCATAACTCGTTTCACGAATTTCATATCGGGGGgtttaatatattgcatttaaacataAGAAGCTATGGTAAAAACTTCGACAGcttattagtttatttggaaGCCATTAAAGTTATTTGGGATATCATTGTTTTAAGTGAAACATGGCTTGATGAAAATGGGGTGGGGATCGAGCTTGAGGGGTATAAGTGGTACAAAACCACGAGAGGTGCCAATCGGAATGATGGTGTGTTAGTGTATGTGAGAGAGTGTGTTTGTGGTGTGAGTGTGCAAGAGACGGAGTTGGGCGGTGTGCATGGCCCTACTGTGCGActttacttataacaataaacaattcaaCCTACTGGCGGTGTACAGAACTCATGATAACGATCTAGACGACTTTACTGCTGCGCTCAGTGAGTACTACTCCCGCCTTACCAAAACCAAAACGTATATACTTATTGGTGACATAAACGCTAACATTTTGACACCTGACAACAAGACCGAAAGATACTTAGACGTACTGTATGAATGTGGGTTTATGTGTGGCATATACAATCCAACTAGAGAGGCGGGGGCCAGTCAGACTTGTCTtgaccatatttttattaaacacgatAATTTTGACAGTTTACAAACAGCAGTGATCGAGACTAGTATTACTGACCACTATTGTACTGCCCTGAGTATTAAAATGCCAAGACAAATTCATAAGACTCCTAGTGAAACTACTATCATTGACAAAAGGTTACTTAGTAATTACTTAGGAAACTGCGACTGGACCTGTGTCACAAATATCACAGACGTCAATGTTTGTTCAAActtattcttacaaattttaaacagttttactgaaaAATCGAAGAAGATTCTTACAAATGAGAAGcattagactaaaaaaaattaaaccatggatTTCGGAAGAGTTGGTAAGGGGCATTAGGAAAAGGGATAAAGTAAGCAAACTCCTCAAAAAAACAGCCGTTCAATCTGAATCTAAGAGAATACTACATACAATTGAGAAACAGATTGAATTCGCAAATTAAATCagcaaaatttaactattacagATCAAAAATTATCAGTAGTAAGAATAATCCGAAACTTTTTTGGCAAATAGTAAATGAATTATCTGGGagggtgaataaaaaaaacagtttccccATTACACAATTTACAGGTGATAAAACCATGAACTCGGACTCTGACGTGAAACTGCAGTGTCGACAGGTggctgaagaatttaataattattttgcacaagTAGGTTACAATTTAGCTCGGGCTATTGACTCGAGCGGTCCACCTGTCGTTGATGACAATGACTATACGGTTAACACAGAATTCTCAATTCACACTATCACTGAGACAGAACTTCACCGGTACGTTACTAGCATGCGTGGTGGCTCAGCTCCGGGGTATGATTGTATATCCGCGTCCCtcttgattgaaaattatcatttcctctgCACTCCGCTTCTTCACATAGTTAATTTAAGTATACGTACAGGCAAATTTCCAGACGTTTTCAAGATCGCCAAAGTCATTCCATTATTTAAAGCGGATGACGTTACCCTGATGTCAAACTACAGACCGATTAGCCTGTTAAGTGTATTTTCCAAAGTCTTGGAGAAGGTAGTTAAAGACCAATTAGTCACTTATTTAGAAGAGAATGATATATTAAGTGACTGTCAATTCGGgtttagaaaatctaaaaatatcgcagatgctttttttaatatctctaggAGTCTGAACGAAGCAATAacatctaacaaaaaatatttattggcattCCTCGATTTAGCCAAAGCATTTGATTCCGTTGATAGATACAAAttactccaaaaattaaaattagttggaataaaaaataattcatttaattggtTTGATAGTTATCTCGAAAATCGTAGGCAAATAACCACAATTAACGGAATCAATAGTAATCTGGCATCTGTAAATTATGGAGTAATCCAGGGTAGCACTTTAGGACCTATTCTGttcttaatctatataaataatatttctaaaattagaatttctggtaagctttcactttttgcagacgatactgctCTATTTTTTGAGGGGTCCAATTGGGAAGAAGTTTTCCAAAAAGCGCATAGTGacctttatctaataaaaaaatggtttgatcaaaatttgctttccttaaatatatctaagtctaaatttatgcctattgccctgagagacagcagtgacactctcattaatttaattaaactacacacgTGTGGTAATCCCACAAGTCTGGTTTGTCATTGCGGATCTTTAGAAAgggttgataattataaatatttaggggtGATATTGGACAACAGAATGAATTCATCTGCACATGTTCACTATGTTAATGGTCGACTTCGAAAACTCATTTATGCTTTTCGTCAACTGCATGactttttaactttagaagaaataagagtAGCTTATTTCGCATATGTTCAATCGCTTTTAGAGGGGGGGATCATAATGTGGGGTGCTAGTTATAGAACTATTTTAAATCCACTGTTTGTAACTcagaaagcaatacttaaagcAGCACTGGGAAAAAATAGGCATTACGCATCGGAGGCGCTGTTCACCGAAATGGATGTTTTGGATATAAGACAGCTGTTTGTTAGAGtagttgttgtatatattttcaaaaattacagaagTATATTCGAATTTCCGAATCACCATTACgcaataagaaattttacatcctccatatttacacccaggctaaatagaacttttttcaaaaacaaatacattttatgtttctcacattatttatagaaatttaccagaatttctcaagaatatgtttttgtataaattatcaacttataaaataaaagtaaaaaactggttaaaaagtgtgggtcgtgattatatggaaaggattataacatctgattacagaatttaatgtccaaaattggaTTATAGGATGGGAGCGTGCTTTTATATTGTGATCACATGGTgatagttg is a genomic window containing:
- the LOC124372659 gene encoding uncharacterized protein LOC124372659, giving the protein MKEQIQDMQQYSRLQNLEISGVPVSPNENVFAVLQAIAAAINTPWRRDDVSAAHRLGSPRGRQARPPNIVVRFVSRSVRAEWLQAAKSKRNLDAVHISSAYSPSSVYINEHLTSYTKALLNQAKTMVKDRQLAFAWIKEGRVLVKNTADERARRVRSFEDLGVVDRGRRGGGDSESSYAATGK